In Falco biarmicus isolate bFalBia1 chromosome 5, bFalBia1.pri, whole genome shotgun sequence, a single genomic region encodes these proteins:
- the LOC130149771 gene encoding LOW QUALITY PROTEIN: uncharacterized protein LOC130149771 (The sequence of the model RefSeq protein was modified relative to this genomic sequence to represent the inferred CDS: inserted 3 bases in 2 codons; deleted 1 base in 1 codon; substituted 1 base at 1 genomic stop codon), producing MDDFLGTYHGRPAPQGREWAKNHWFXMQNIVDRIMILQKEAEVRPGKGKSIIYAVSGASLAAAKEDRSQRLCQDDAMVDSLKMAVIALREQLEETKQLLEQERNQNALLKDTLREXLWKESGSFGEVESKLTEKGIRKIYPQGDLQRVKEAAENPPHMYPLVKTEYLYETDNDTCPQIVTKEGPFTGTELAKLRKDFARTPKESKTECVWKVSLSGGDGILLSEKEAEGYWGPGVFLTTGNPQAPWSLTQRAVYWAKGLNPLKRGDPLAITGTMDQLVESVQKAACVQMMYDRRLESLQGFHMMPVDPEGMTPXIQGLSDSLKPIGIQLQGKIQNTPIPDRVTWGEVTQELINFERKYGPVGGSWQRPKMRAVRTVGKAERWGPGGYSSCEDLKQQGIFTFTHSPYNSPVWPVHKSNGKWRLTVDYSRFNANTDPLTAAVPDRAELISLIEEQAHPLMATIDVKDMFVMVPLQEEDRDRFAFTLEGQQDTFTRLPRGYKHSPTLAHRALAQELAQILLGVRLY from the exons ATGGATGACTTTTTGGGAACCTACCATGGTCGGCCAGCTCCCCAAGGGAGAGAATGGGCAAAAAATCACTGGT CAATGCAGAATATAGTGGATAGGATCATGATATTGCAGAAGGAGGCTGAAGTTAGACCTGGGAAGGGAAAATCCATAATTTATGCAGTTTCAGGGGCAAGTTTGGCAGCAGCCAAGGAAGATAGGAGTCAAAGATTGTGTCAAGATGATGCCATGGTAGATTCCTTGAAAATGGCAGTTATAGCACTGAGAGAGCAGTTAGAAGAGACAAAACAGCTATTAGAGCAGGAGAGAAACCAGAATGCTTTGTTAAAAGACACATTAAGAGAATAATTGTGGAAAGAAAGTGGCTCATTTGGGGAGGTGGAATCGAAGTTAACAGAGAAAGGGATTAGAAAAATATATCCCCAGGGGGATCTACAGAGAGTaaaagaggcagcagaaaaCCCTCCTCACATGTATCCCCTAGTAAAGACTGAGTATTTATATGAGACAGACAATGACACTTGTCCCCAAATTGTTACTAAAGAGGGTCCATTTACAGGGACTGAGTTAGCAAAATTAAGGAAGGACTTTGCAAGGACTCCAAAGGAATCCAAAACAGAATGTGTTTGGAAAGTGTCCTTGTCAGGAGGAGACGGGATTTTGTTgtcagagaaggaagcagaaggatACTGGGGTCCAGGTGTGTTTTTAACTACTGGCAACCCT CAGGCCCCATGGTCATTAACACAGAGGGCAGTGTATTGGGCCAAGGGACTGAACCCTTTGAAGAGAGGAGATCCCCTAGCCATAACAGGTACGATGGATCAGCTGGTAGAAAGTGTACAAAAGGCAGCTTGTGTGCAGATGATGTATGACAGAAGGCTTGAATCTCTCCAGGGCTTTCACATGATGCCTGTGGACCCAGAAGGGATGACTCC GATTCAAGGACTTTCTGATTCTTTAAAACCCATTGGGATCCAGCTACAGGGAAAGATACAAAATACCCCCATACCAGACAGAGTTACATGGGGGGAAGTTACCCAAGAGCTAATTAACTTTGAGAGAAAATATGGTCCCGTTGGTGGATCCTGGCAAAGACCAAAAATGAGAGCCGTACGAACTGTGGGAAAAGCTGAGCGATG GGGCCCGGGAGGGTATAGCTCCTGTGAGGATCTTAAACAACAGGGCATTTTTACATTCACCCACTCCCCATACAATTCTCCAGTGTGGCCAGTTCATAAATCAAATGGGAAGTGGAGACTGACTGTAGATTATAGTCGATTTAACGCAAACACCGATCCCttgacagcagcagtgcctgacAGAGCTGAGCTAATCTCACTCATTGAGGAACAGGCTCATCCGTTGATGGCCACAATTGATGTGAAAGATATGTTTGTCATGGTTCCCCTGCAAGAGGAGGACCGTGATCGTTTTGCTTTCACATTGGAGGGACAACAGGATACCTTTACTCGCCTCCCTAGGGGATATAAACATTCTCCCACGTTAGCACATCGTGCTTTGGCACAAGAATTAGCCCAAATTCTACTGGGAGTTAGACTTTATTAA